AGTTGTTCCCCTGGATTCGGAAGTTGTAAGGGGATTCACCTCCGGTGGCGTCATTATTGACGATGTTGATTTGGGCGTATCTTGCGCCGGAAGTGCTCGGGTCGAATTTGACTTGGAAGGTGAAACTGCTGCCACCTGCGATCGTTGGTAGTCCGGGCGCTGTGACAAACGTGAAGTCGCCAGAACCGAACAATATTCCCCCTGCGCTAATGATGTTGAAGGTCGAAATCGTCAAGTCTGTATCGCCAGAGTTTTCAATCGTGTAAGTGCGGACAACATTGCTGGTGCCAGAGACAGTCACCACTCCAAAGTCGGTGTGATCGGCCACCGACGGAGTTGTGTCACCGTCAACAATCGAAATACCATTGCCGACTAGATTGATCTCCGCCGCTAACATCGCCCGGCCTTCGAGTTGCTCCAACTGTAAGAAACACTGGCGGGCGGTGAGTTGTCGGACTCCGCTCACGCGACGCACTTGGGATCGGCTAACGCGGCGAATCAGGGTGCTCAGCGACATAGGAAGATCTCCGAAACTCAGGGGGGCGGTATGGCCGAAAAAAGCGTGAAATTTAGAGCAAATGGCGAAGCATGTTGCCCCCCAAAGGTGCTACGACATATCGCCGCATTGTAGGGCTGCCACTACGTTTGTCCATCCCGGAGACTGGCGTTTGGCAGAGTTATGCCGGGCGTTGCTAAGTGCCAGATTGCCAAGGCGTTCGAGCTTCATTTTTCTCGCCGGGAATCAAAAGCGGCTAACAACGAAGTGACATTTAATGTCACACCCCGACGAGGCTGGCCAACGATTGGCCGGGCGAGACGATGAAGATTTGCGAGAAGATCTGCTCGCTGAGGAACGGACGCAGGCGTGCTTCGTCGCTGAGCGCGGCTGAGCAAGTTGCCGGCTGTGAAGCGGGCGATGGCTGAACCGCAGCTGATTGCCACGCTTGTTTGGCCGAGGCAGGCCAAGCGGCTTCGCCGTCGTCGTACCAGAAGTGTTTGCCGAGTGATGCGGGCTCGCCACAGTCGGCGAGTACGAGCCCGGCAGTCTGCGCGTGACGAGCGGCGTAAACGACAATCGCGTCGACGACTTTTTCGTGCAGTGCGGCATCGACATCGCCGGCCGTGTACGCCCCGTATCGCAGTAGTTGAAAGTTGTTGCTGACCGTAATCAACATGCGGGCCAGGGCCACGCGCTTGCCATTCTTCTGGCCATAAGCATAGACCACCTGCTTGTTGGCATCGCAGGCGTTGGCGAGGACCGACATTTGGTTGCAATCGCCCAAGCTCAAGCAAGTATGAAAGTAGCTCCCCATCAAGAAGATTTCGCGCGGATCAGCGGCCAGGCAAATCTCGACCGGACGGCCGTCGATCTCCAAGGATTGCGATTCGCCATGAAGCCAACGCGTGAGATCGATCCCCTGGGCGGCGGCCCGCGCGAGCCAATCTTGATTGAGTTGCAAGTGCCGCCGATAGTCGCTGCCGTGGTCGCGCCAGGCGGCCATCAGTTCGGTGTGCAACGCGCGCGATTCACTCGGCATCTTCCGCAACCACTGAGCAAATGTCATCAAGCGCGAAAAGGGAACGTCGCTCCGCTGCCAGCACGAGTGCTCGTTCCAGATCGACTCCACGGCACGATGAACGAGCGAGCGCAAAGTCTCTACGGCGAGGATGACAAAGGCTTCTTCCGCCGCGCGAGCCACGCGGGTGTCGCTGGTCGTCCACTGTGGCAGCATCGTTTGCAGGTGATAGTACCGGATCAGTTGCCCCGGAGTGGCCGCCTGCTGAGCAGCCAGGCTGTGAAGGTGAGCCAGTTCCTGCTCCGCTTGGGCGCGTTGGTCCAGCAGTTTTCGCACTGACTTCGGTACCTTCACCGCCTGGCCCCCCAACTGCTGCAAGTGCTGGATGCGCTGCAGCCAGGCAGCAGTAGGATCGTCTGATTGGGGAACAGCAGCAGCGCGGGTCCAGGCTTTCAGTTCGTCGTGCAGGCCCAAATCGAACGCCGGGTTCACCAATTCTTTCAGGGCCGAGTGCAACAGCTGGCCGATGCGCGGCGTCACCGTGGCGGGCGTAAGGCGTTCGAGCCAGGCAATCCATTGCTGCAGGCTCAACTTGTTGGCGTCGTCGCAGCGCGCAAGGACAGAGTAGAGCGCACTGCCGGCGTTCATGTGCCGACGTTCGAACAGAGCATGGGTGCGGCGCAGCCACGGCACACTCGCATTCGATTCGTCAAAGAAGTTGAGCCAGACTTCTTCCTGCGCAAGCCAGCGAATATCGTCTTCGCGAGTGCCGCGCGCCAGCAGACGCCGAATGTTGAACAACTGCCGTTCGATGACGGCGTCGCTTCCCTTGCTTAGAAACGTCAGCAGCCGTTCGTAGCCCGGCAAGCGGCTTTGATGGTTCAGAATGATGGCCAGTTTGTTGATTTGCTGCGGCGAGCGGCGGTTAGCCTGCATTTGGAACAGTTGGGCCGGCAACGGAGCCAGGCCACCATCGCAGGCGGCCAGCGTAGCGATGGCAGCGGGCGAATAGTGCTGCGCCAGTTGCAAGTCGCCGGCGAGTAGACGCTCGCAACGGGCCAGCAATTTGTCGCACAATTCGGGGAAGGTGCCGCGCCGCTTCAGTTTCTCGCCCGGTGTGCTGATCAGGCCGGAAGGTAGCTGATTGAGTCGTTCGGCCAACTCCACATGCAACCAGCCCGCGTACTCCGTGCCGCTGCGGCGCTTGAGCGCCTGCAGATAATCGCGCAGCCGCTCGAGGGCAGCCGTCTTGGCCAGCAGTTGCGGCGCATCGATGACGCTCGTCACCGCGGCCAGAAACCGCGCCGCAGCGCGCGGACCACTCAGCCACATCACCAGCCGCGCGAGCCAGCGTTCGAATTCGGGCAGAGCATACGGCGATTGACTGGCCCGCAACAGTTGCGCCAGCTCGCGCTCTTCGTCGGCATCCAGCACGTAGGGGAGTCCAGCACGGCGCTCGGTGGTTTGAAACTCGCGCAGCAACCGATAGCAGCCGAGCAAGCGGCGCTGCAATCGCTCGACTTCGCGTCGTTCCTGCGCGCGACGTTCGCCGCTGCGCCGGTCGCGCGGGCCAGTTTCCTCGGCTTGCCGCAGCGCGCGTTCCCAAAACAACAGCGACTGCTGAAACGAAGCGAGCAGCGTCGCGGTTAGTTCGCCGTCGCTGCTGCAATCGAGTCCTAGCAGTTCCGGTGCGAGCCCTTCGCCGGGGGGTGGAATTCGCGGCAAGTTGGTCAATTTTGGCAGCAAGCGATGCGCCGTGGGAGTTCCGCGGATGATCCACAAGCGGCCATCGGCAGTGGCGAGCAGGCGACCATGCAAGGTCCGCGCGAGAGTCCGGTGACGCCGAATTCCCACGGCCCAATCGTGTTTCTGTTCAAGGTGTTTGTTCATAGCGGAGTCAAGGCACAGAGCCAGTGCGCGCGCAGCAGCTTGCGACGGCTAGCCAAGGTGGAGGAAAGCGAATCCGAATCAGCGGGCAGAGAGCCGGTCGGCTCAGATGCGCTGAGTAGCAAGGAACGGGGGCGTTAGTCAGGACGGCCCGCGCAGCATCGGCGCGGACCAATAGATTCATTCACAGGGGCGCGGCCAGCATCAGGCCGCGTGTAACGGAACAGGGAATGAGTGACTCGTTCGCATGGTTGCTACGCTTGGCCTCTGGCCGGTGTAGTGCGTGCAGAAGTGAGTTGCGCGCGAGGAACGACGGCGCAACTTGCCTGAAGCAAGGACAGGCTTCTGCGGGCGAGGTTCGCAGCGAATTTCAACCAGCGGCTGAATTCTGGTGAATCCAGCTACTTTGCCATTGTCCTGCTGACTACGATAATCGCTGCCTACCGATTCCACCTCGCCTCCATCGCCGAGCCAATCCCAAATGACGTTTCCGATCTCTCGCCGCCGCGCGTTGCAGTTTGCCAGCTTGAGTGCAGCGGGGGTGCTCAGTCCCGAGCTGTTTGCGCAAGAAGGAAGTGCTCGCGATCCGATTCGCTCGATCGAACGCGAGACGATCTTTCGCGGTCGCGATGGGGGCACGACCTGGTTCAGCACGCGGGCTTGCGCGGTGCCCAACAAAAACGGGGCAAGCATGGTGTTCATGATGCTCGCCGAGATTACGGGCTCCGATTACTTCGGCCCAGTCCATTCGACGCAAACGACCGACCTGGGAAAGACATGGTCAGAGCCTGTCGCCGTGCCGATGCTTGGCCGCACGCCGCGCGAGGGGGGCGTTCAAGAGGGAAGTTGCGACTGGGTTCCCGAGTTTCATGCCAAGACAAATACCGTGCTCGCGATGGGACACAACGTCTTTTACAAAGGGGGCCGCTTTTACAATGAGCAGCCGCCGCGGCACACCGTGTTTGCCGTTCGCCGGGCCAGCGGCGAATGGGGACCACCCACCAAGCTGGAGTGGAATGACCCGCGCGGCAAGTTCATCTACACCACCAACTGCTCGCAGCGCGTGACGTTGCCAGATGGCGATGTGCTGGTGCCGCTGTCGTTTGGAGCCGGCAGCAATGCCCGCAGCGTGGCCGTCGTCCGCTGCTCGTTCGATGGCGAGCAACTCATTGCTAAACAAACGGGGGACGAATTGAAAATGAAGGTGGGCCGCGGCTTTCTCGAACCCTCGCTGGCCACCTTCGATGGACAGATTTATCTGACGCTGCGGGCCGAAGATGGCCACGGTCACGTTGCCGTGAGTGACGACGGGCTGAAGTTCAGCCCGCCGCAACCGTGGACATGGGACGACGGCAGCCCGATTGCCATGTCGACCACGCAGCAGCGCTGGCTGCCACATCGTGGCGGACTGTCACTCGTTTACACCCGCAAAGATGCCAGCAACGAAAAGGTGATGCGTTGGCGGGCCCCGCTGTTCGTCGCTAATGTCGATCTGAAGACACGCCGCCTCATTCGCGAGACGGAACGGATCGCGCTGCCCCTCACCGGCGACGCCGTCAAAGACCCGAATGGCGTGGGACATCTCGGCAACTTCCACACGACCGCCGTCAACGACCAAGAATCGTGGATCACCGTCGGCGAGTTTGCGCTAAAGAACTGGCGCGGCGATACGCTCCTCGCCCGCGTGAACTGGAAGTAACCACCTGTGGACGAAAAGGCCGAGATCAACAACCTGCCCTGCTGCGGCCCGACCGAGACGGCCAAGCTGAAAGAGTTGCCGCACCTGTACGGCTTCGATTTCGATTTGCACTGCTGCCTGAGTTGCGGACGGACCTGGGTCTATGCCTTGAGCACCGGCTTTGGCAGCGGGCGGTGGGAGTGGGTCGCGGAATCCGACGCCGAAGAAATGCTGAACTCCGACGGTGAGGAACTGCAGCAGCTCATGCGCACCTGGGGGCAGCGGCTGGATTGAGTGGCGAATCTTAAGTAGCCCGACGCGTCAGCGAGGGAGCTATTCTGTTCTCGCGCTCTGTTGTAGCGAATCGGTGTTCTTGATGTCCCCTCGCTGACGCGTCGGGCTACCTGAAAAGCCTTTGGCTTCTCGCCCCTCACTCCAAAATGCGCGCGTGAACGAGTGCTCTTTCGAGCAGATTGAGGTGTTGGAGCTTGGCGAGCAAGAGAGTCGCCACTACGACTCTGGGCAGGGCTGGCAGTCGAGTAGGCATTTTTCATTGACCTTGGGCCGCAACACGAGGTTTTGTCGCCTCAGTGGAAGATTGTTGAGCGCGCAGAAGCGATTCGCAAGTAATTTGCCAGAAACTGGCTCAGCGACTTGATTTGCCGCAAACGGGACTAAAATTGAAGGTGGCTGCTTTACTCGCCTCGCGCAGGGGTGTAACTTTTTTTCAAGCAGAAAATATTTCCTTGTCTACATTTGCGCTTTTGGCGGGGCGACGGAATGTTGCTGGCGCGTTGAGAGTGCAGATTTTGCTGCTGACCATCGGGAACATGGTCGAATAGGAGGAGAAGAGCGGAACGCGCAGAGAGATTGCGTGAGCGTCACGGCTATGTCGTCGCAGCCTGGGCATGATTGCCTGCCAGCTGTGATAGTTGCTTTGCCTGGCAGCGCGCGTGCACAATCTCTCCCCAGGAGCTAACACCGGCGAGTGGTCACCGGTTCCGCCTCACCTGTATGGCAAAACTGAGCGTCGATAACTTTTTGGATTTCGTCGAGCGAAGCAAGCTGGCAGATGCCGACCAGCTGGCGAAGTCGCTGGAGACGCTCCGCGCTCAGAACTCGGGTTCGCTCCCCGATGATGCCGACCGTGTGGCCGAGTCGCTGATTGCGGCCGGTCTGATCACCAAGTGGCACGTCGATAAGCTGATGGACAAGAAGTACAAAGGCTTCATCCTCGGCAAATACAAACTGCTCCGTCTGCTGGGCAGTGGCGGCATGAGCACCGTCTATCTGGGCGAACATACGCTCATGCACCGGCTGCGGGCGATCAAAGTGTTGCCCAAAGGCCGCGTGAACGATTCTTCTTACCTGGCGCGTTTTGTGCGTGAAGCCCAGGCCACGGCTTCGCTCGACCATCCGAACATCGTGAAGGCGTACGACATCGATAACGATGGCGACACGCACTACCTGGTCATGGAGTACATCGAAGGGCGCGACCTGCAGAATATCGTCAAGCAGGAAGGGCCGTTGCCGCTCGAAGTGGCCTGCAATTACATCGCTCAGGCGGCCGACGGTTTTCAGTACGCCCACGAGAATGGCCTGATTCATCGCGACGTGAAGCCTGCAAATTTGCTCATCGATACCAAGGGGCAAGTCAAGATTCTGGATCTGGGCCTGGCACTTTTAGCCGACGAAGACCGCTCATCGCTGACGGTGGCTCATAACGAGAATGTGCTCGGCACAGCGGACTATCTGTCGCCCGAGCAGGCGGTGAATAGCCACAAGGTCGATTCGCGGGCCGATATTTATAGTCTCGGCTGCACGCTGTATTACGCCCTCAGCGGGCATGCACCCTTCACCGATGGTTCGCTCGCTCAGCGCATTGCCAAGCATCAAACGCAGATGCCCGAAGATATTCGCAAGGAGCGGGCTGAAGTGCCGCGCGACCTGGCCGATATCTGCTGGAAGATGATCCAGAAGCGGCCCGAGCGGCGCTATGGCCGGATGAGAGATGTATCCGATGCGCTGAAAGGTTGGCTCACGAGTCGCGGGTTTGAGTTCACGCCGGCCAATTCTGGCAACGCCAGCATGAAGTCGATGAACGGCGGCACCGGAGGGGGCGGCGGCGGTTCATCGAAGTTGATCAAGCGCCCGGGTACCGGCAGCAGCGTCCGGCGAGTTCCCGGTGTGGGCGAAGATACGGTCTCGGACAAGTTGCGGCAGGAGACGATGAAAGGTCTCGGCACCGGCAGCAGCGTCGGTAAGACCGACAGCAGCAAGGCGCTCCCTAAAGCGACGCAGCGTTTGCCAATGGCCAAGTCGCTCGATGCTCCCACAGCTGCCAAGCCCGTCGGTGAAGCCAAAACTGGGAGTGATACAAAGTCCGGCAGCGATGCCAAGCTGAGCGGCGAAATGCGGGCCGTGCGCGAAACGAAAACTGGCAGCGATCTCAAATTCCCAGCCGCCGCCAGGCCGGCAACGCCCGCCGACAAGAAACCAAGCTCGCCATTTAATTTCAACGTCGGTGGTCCCGCCAAATCGACATCGAGCCCCGCGTTCCCCGCCATCTCGCTTTCGAAGACTCCCAGTGGCCCGATCCCGACGAATCCCAAAGCGGCCCTTGGGCCCAAGGGTGCCGCGCCCGCGCCACCGAAGGTGAACACGACCGCCACTACCGCAATACCGGTGGGCTCGGCGAAGCCCGCCATGCAACCGCTGATGATGTGGATCATCGCTGGGGCTGTTGGCTTTCTCGTGTT
Above is a window of Anatilimnocola aggregata DNA encoding:
- a CDS encoding serine/threonine protein kinase, with product MAKLSVDNFLDFVERSKLADADQLAKSLETLRAQNSGSLPDDADRVAESLIAAGLITKWHVDKLMDKKYKGFILGKYKLLRLLGSGGMSTVYLGEHTLMHRLRAIKVLPKGRVNDSSYLARFVREAQATASLDHPNIVKAYDIDNDGDTHYLVMEYIEGRDLQNIVKQEGPLPLEVACNYIAQAADGFQYAHENGLIHRDVKPANLLIDTKGQVKILDLGLALLADEDRSSLTVAHNENVLGTADYLSPEQAVNSHKVDSRADIYSLGCTLYYALSGHAPFTDGSLAQRIAKHQTQMPEDIRKERAEVPRDLADICWKMIQKRPERRYGRMRDVSDALKGWLTSRGFEFTPANSGNASMKSMNGGTGGGGGGSSKLIKRPGTGSSVRRVPGVGEDTVSDKLRQETMKGLGTGSSVGKTDSSKALPKATQRLPMAKSLDAPTAAKPVGEAKTGSDTKSGSDAKLSGEMRAVRETKTGSDLKFPAAARPATPADKKPSSPFNFNVGGPAKSTSSPAFPAISLSKTPSGPIPTNPKAALGPKGAAPAPPKVNTTATTAIPVGSAKPAMQPLMMWIIAGAVGFLVFVGITVGVILVMSSGKEEKKPPATEQQATEQPATEKSATDKKSEKSSKSPAKTTKPPQRKTIPGKPAKPGELDTGNLFPTHESPRRLIAWVGPNLFVSNFSPIG
- a CDS encoding sialidase family protein, producing MTFPISRRRALQFASLSAAGVLSPELFAQEGSARDPIRSIERETIFRGRDGGTTWFSTRACAVPNKNGASMVFMMLAEITGSDYFGPVHSTQTTDLGKTWSEPVAVPMLGRTPREGGVQEGSCDWVPEFHAKTNTVLAMGHNVFYKGGRFYNEQPPRHTVFAVRRASGEWGPPTKLEWNDPRGKFIYTTNCSQRVTLPDGDVLVPLSFGAGSNARSVAVVRCSFDGEQLIAKQTGDELKMKVGRGFLEPSLATFDGQIYLTLRAEDGHGHVAVSDDGLKFSPPQPWTWDDGSPIAMSTTQQRWLPHRGGLSLVYTRKDASNEKVMRWRAPLFVANVDLKTRRLIRETERIALPLTGDAVKDPNGVGHLGNFHTTAVNDQESWITVGEFALKNWRGDTLLARVNWK